AACGCCAACGACACCGCCGCCGACGTGGGGGCGTGGGTGACGATTCTGAACCAGTCGGGCGCCAACTATCCCGACGCGAAGCTGAAACTGGTCGCCGGTGACGTGCAGCGCGTGCAGCCGCAGCAGGAGCTTTACGGCGGCATGCCGCGTGCGATGGCGATGGCCGATGCGAAGCGTGCGGATATGGGCTTCCAAGAAAAATCCTTCTTCGAATACCACCTGTACACGCTCGGCCGCCCGACGTCGCTCGGAAACAACTCGACCAAGCAGATCGAGCTGTTCCCATCAAAGAAGAACGTGCCGGTGAACAAGACGTTCGTCTACTACGGCCTGCCCGAGCAGATGCGCTACTGGATCAGCCCCGAGCCCAACCGCGACCGCAACCTGGGCACGCAGACGAACAAGAAGGTCGACGTCTACCTTCAGACGACCAACAGCGAGCAGAACGGCATGGGCATTCCCCTGCCCGCCGGCCGGATTCGCGTCTACAAGGCCGACGACGCCGACGGCAGCATGGAGTTCGTTGGTGAGGACGTCATCCAGCACACACCCAAGGACGAAAAGGTCCTCGTAAAGCTCGGCAGCGCCTTCGACATCGTTGGCGAGCGTAAGCAGACCGACTTCCAGGTCGACCGGAACGACCACTGGATCGAAGAGGAATTCGAGATCACGCTGCGCAACCACAAGAAGGAACCGGTTGACGTGATCGTGAAGGAGAACCTCTTCCGCTGGGCGACGTGGGAGATCATCAAGAACAGCGACGACTTCGAGAAGCAGGACAGCCGCACGGTTCACTTCCCGGTACGCGTCGAACCGGACGGCGAGAAGAAGGTGACGTATCGGGTTCGGTATACGTGGTAGGACCGAGGGAGGCACGAAGACGCGAAGGAGAACGGCACACAATTGTCATCCCGAGCGGAGCCTAGAGATGAGCGGACAAAGCCCTGTCGCCTCGCGCACTTGTCATCCCGATCGGAGCCTAAGGCGACTGAGGGATCTCGAAACCCGGGCGATTCTCGGTTTGGGAGATCCCTCAGGTCGGCAAGCCTCCCATCGGGATGACAATTGGTACGGTGCAGATTCCGGAAATCGCCCTCACCTAACCTCTCCCGGCACCTGCGGGAGAGAGACCGGAACCACGGCCCGAAGATGGCCGTCTTCTTCGCGGTCCTTCGCGTCCGCCCTTCGCGACCTTCGCGTGCTCTTTCCTTAGCCCAATTCATGCAACGGCATCCGTCGACGCCTCAGATTACCCATCTTGCCACCATCTCAACGTTGAGCTCGGCTTATATGGCGAAAGCGAAATGGATTACTCAACAACCCGCTCATTTTCCCGTATACTCTCGACCGTGAACCATCCTGAACTTCGTCCTTCTCGCGGCAGATCGCGGGGCGCTTCGCTCGTCGAGGTGACCGTCGTCGTCGGCATCATTGCGCTCCTCATCGGCATCCTTATCCCCACGGCCCAGGCGGTACGGCATCAGTCGTTCATCACGCAATGCGCGTCGCACCTGCAGCAGCTGGGTGGCGCGATGACGATGTACATCAACGAGAACCGCTCGCTGCCGCGCACGACCTATTCGCAGGGCATGCCGCTAACGGCCGGCACCGGCATTGAATCGACTGACCCGTTCGGTGTGGACGGCCCGCGCCCCAACGACGTGACGGCGTCCATCCACCTGCTTCGCCGGACGCAGAAGCTGCCCGCGACCATCTTCGTCTGCCCGTTCAGCGACGCCGAGCGCGCGATCCCGGACAAAATCGACGCACGGTTGCAATCGAACTTCAGCAACTACCGCCAGAACCTGGGCTACAGCTTCGCCGTCCCCTATCCGGACCACGGCCCGTCGCCCCGGCCGTCGCGGTTGCTGACCAAGAGCTACATCCTCGCCGCCGACATCAACCCCGGCTTCGCGGGCGCCGACGACAACGCGGCGCTGGCGACGATCGAATCGCCCGCCCGCATTGCCACGATGGCCAACAGCGCCAACCACGCCAAGGACGGCCAGAACGTCCTCTACGGCGACGGTCACGTCGACTGGGTCACCACCGCCTTTGCCGGCCCGCTGGAAGACAACATCTTCACCAACCGCCGGAACGAAACGTGGTCGGGCCCGATCGATGACCTCGACGTGATGCTGCTGCCGACGGACGATTAGGGGAATTGCCGATTTTCGATTTGCGATTTGCGATTCGCGATTGAAGGCGTTGGTCGATCGCACTCCGCCGCGTTTTCAATCGCAAATTGGCAATCGAAAATCGCAGATCCATGAAAGACCTTCTCCTCAAACTTTGCCGCCGCGAGGACCTGACGCGTGACGAGGCGCGGAACGCGTTCCTTCACCTGATGTCGGGCGAGGCGACGGAGGCCCAGATCGGTGGCATGCTGATCGGGCTGGCGGCCAAGGGGACGACGGTCGATGAACTCGTCGGCGCGGCGACGGTGATGCGCGAAAAGTCGGTGCCGATCGATTGCGCGACCGGTGACGTCATCCTGGACACCTGCGGCACCGGTGGGTCGAAGCTGCGGGCGACCGGGCTGTTCAACATCTCCACCACCGCCGCCCTCATCGCGGCGGCGGCGGGGGTGAAGGTTGTGAAGCACGGGAACCGATCGGCGAGTTCCAAGTCCGGGTCGGCGGACGTGCTGGAGAAGCTGGGCGTCGTGCTGGAACGCACGCCGGGCCAATTGGCGACCTGCCTGGAGAAAGCCAACATCTGCTTCGCGTTCGCCCGCAGTCATCATCCGGCCATGAAGCACGTCGCCGGCGCCCGCACCAGCCTTGGCGTGCCGACGATCTTCAACATGCTTGGGCCGCTCTCGAACCCCGCCAAGGCGCGCCATCAGCTGCTTGGTGTGTTCTCTCCAGAACTGACCGACCGCTTCGCGCAGGTATTGCGCGAGCTGGGCAGCGACCGGGCCTGGGTCGTTCACGCCGAAGACGGGCTGGACGAGCTATCGACGCTCGGTCCGACGCGCGTCGCGGAGCTGCGCGACGGCCAGGTGAAGAGTTGGACGCTCGACCCGGCAGCGGTCGGTTTGCCCTACGGCCGACTGTCCGACCTTCAGGTTAACGGCGTCGACGAGTCCGCCGATGCCATCCGCCGGATCTTGGACGGTGAGACCGGCCCCCGACGCGACATCGCCCTACTGAACGCCGGCGCCGCCTTGGTGGTCGCCGGGAAAGCCACCGACATCCGCGCGGGGATCGCCACCGCGGGGATCGCCATCGATTCCGGTCGCGCCCGCGCCACGTTGGACGCCTTGGTCGGCGCGTCCAACGATCAACTTTAGAAAATGACGGACCTTCCCGTCACCCCGTTTAGCCGCGAGCTTGCTCGCGATGGGTTCGTCACCAATCGCGAGCAAGCTCGCGGCTAGAGCGTTGAACGTCTGGTCCCCTCTCCCGGTACGCCGGGAGAGGGGACCAGACAGGCTTCACTCGGGTCGTTCAACTGTTAGACATCCGGGACGTTTTCGTTCTTGCCCCCAAGTGTTCTGGAGAAGCGGTCTCCAAACCCAAACGCTTCGCTTATCCGTCGCAAATCGAAGGTCGGTTGGATCGGGGCGCCACGCTAGGGGTGGTGTGTTACCGAAAAATTTGCCATATCGCTGGACGCCGCGATACGGTAACAAGTGGAATGTCGGGCGCTCGGTTCCCGTGCTCGCGAAAGGTACGCAGATGCAAAACAACTCCTCGCCAGTCAGCAGCAGCGCCACCCGGCGGGTCGATCTGCACTGCCATTCCAGCGCCAGCAACAAGCCCGCGGAAGCCATGCTCGGGGCCATTAAGTGCCCCGAATGCTATAGCTCGCCCGTCGAGGTCCACAACCAGGCCAAGGCGCGCGGCATGCACTTCGTCGCCCTCACCGATCACGATTCCCTCGACGGCGTACAGCAGATCGTCCACCTCGGTGACGTGCTCATGGGCGAGGAGATGACCACCTGGTTCCCCGAGGACAACTGCAAGCTCCACCTGCTCGTCTACGGCATCGGCCCGGCCCAGCACGAAGCGCTTCAGGCGATGGCGAGGAACATCTACGACGTCGCGACCTATATCGAAGCCAATCAGATCGCCCATTCGGTCGCGCACCCTCTGTACCGCCAAAACGATCGGCTGGAACGCTGGCACCTCGAACGGCTGCTGTTGCTGTTCAAGGGTTTCGAATGCCTGAACGGCGCCCACAGTTCGCTGCACCGGGAGGCGTTCGAGCCGGTGCTGGACAGCCTGACCGAAGCGCACATCCAGCGACTGGCCGACAAACACAACTTGCCGGCAAAGTGGCCCCAGCCGTGGGTGAAGTCGCGCACGGCCGGCAGCGACGATCACGGCCTGCTGAACATCGGCCGGGCCTGGACCGAGTTCCCCGAGGGCACGCAAACCGTCGCCGACGTGCTGCAGTGCCTGCGCGAGGGCCGCTGCGCCCCCGGTGGTGAGGCGGGCAGCAGTCCGAAGCTCGCCCACACGTTCTACAGCGTGGCCGTGCGGTACTACGGGCGCTCGCTGCTCGAGCCCAGCGGTGGCACACCAAACCTGGCGGCGTCGCTATTGCAGACCTTCGCCGGTGAACGCCGCATGCCCGGCAAGGCCGAGATGGCCTCGCTGGTGATGCGCGGCAAGATCAAAAAGTGGAAAGGCGACCTCGCCAACCGCCTGCGGTTGAACCGGCCGGAAGTCGCCCAGCCTGCCCCCGCGCCGATTGTGCAGGACGCGAACGCGATTCAGCCGTCCGTCGGGCCGTCTTCCACGCCCGCGACCACCGACCCCAACAGCAGCACGAAGCTGCTTCAACGCCTGTTCCTCAACAGCGCCCGCGAGCGTCTGAGCGATCATCCCGACCTGCGCGACGCCTTGGCCAAGGGCCTGCCACCGCTCGGCGAGCACGTGCCGATGTTCGACTTCGTGAACGCCGTCAATCGCGACGTGTCGCGCGGCATTGCCGACTACATCAGCACGTCGCTCGACAAGGCGAGCTTCTCCGGGCTGTTCGAGGGCATCGGCGCGATCGCGGCGCAGCAGTTCGTGTTGTCGCCGTACTACTTCGCGCTGTTCCACCAGAACAAGGAACGGCACCTGCTGCGCGAGATCACCGGCCGCACCGCGTGCAAGTCGGCCGACCAACTGAAGATCGGCCTGTTCACCGACACGCTCGACGAGACCAACGGCGTCGCCCGCTTCATCCGCGACATGGCCGCCAAGGCACAAGCCCGCGGCCTGCAACTGCACGTTCACACGAGCGCCAACGACACCCACTACCACGTGCCCGGCCGGCGCAACTTCAAGCCGTTGCTGTCGCGACCCATGCCCTGTTACGAGTCGCTATCGCTCAACCTGCCGCCCTTCCTGGAAGTGATGGAATGGGCCGACCGCCAGCAGTTCGACGCGATCCACGTCTCCACGCCGGGCCCGATGGGCCTCTGCGGCTGGATCGTCGCCAAGATGCTGCGCGTGCCGTTGCTCGGGACCTACCACACCGACTTCCCCGCGTACGTCGAACGCCTGACCGGCGACCACCGTGTGACCGAGGGGGCGACCACCTACATGCAGTGGATGTACCGAAGCATGGCCGGCGTGTTCACGCGATCGAAGGCCTACCGCTTCAAGCTGCAGGACCTGGGCATTGCCGACGACAAAGTGCTGGCGTTGCCCGCGGCCATCAACACCGACACGTTCAACCCCGCCGGGCGCGACATCAACGTCTGGGCCGACCTGAACGTCACGCAACCGAAGCAACTGCTGTACGTCGGCCGGATCAGCAAGGAGAAGAACCTGCCGCTGCTGGCCGAGGCGTTCAAGCGTCTCTGCGCCACCCGCAACGACACGGCCCTGGTGATTGCCGGCGACGGACCGTATCTGGACGAGATGAAGCAGGAACTGATCGGCCTGCCCGTGCGGTTCCTCGGCAGCTGCGACGACGCCAAGCTCGTGCCGCTTTACTCGTCGGCCGATCTGTTCATCTTCCCCTCCCGCACCGACACGCTCGGCCAGGTGGTGATGGAAGCCCAGGCCTGCGGCCTGCCGACGATCGTCAGCAATGAAGGCGGCCCGAAGGAATCGATCGAGGACGGCGTGACGGGTGTTGTGGTTGCCAGCGACGACGCGAACCGTTGGTGCCAGACGATCGACGAATTGCTGACCGACGACGCCCGCCGCTCGCGCATGGCCCGGGCGACGGTTGCCCGCACGAACCGCTTCTCGCTCGACACGACGCTGGACGCCTTCTGGGCCGCCCATGCGACGGCCGTCAGCAACTGCGCCAGCCATCCCGATGTCGCCCACGACTTGCCGCACGTCGGCGGTACCTTGGCAACGGGACTGTAAGACTGTTGAGACGACAGACACCGGCACCGGCGACCACCCCTGACCGCGGTGCCGCCCGACGCGGTCTTCTGTAGGACAGGCATTCCTGCCTGTCTCTCCCCCCGTCTGCCTCTCCCCCCGTATTCGCTCTGTGGCACAGGCATTCTTGCCTGTGTCTCTTTTATTCTTCGCTTCCGGCGGGACGGACATTCTTGTTTGTCTCTCTTTCGCGTTGCGCTTCCATCAATAGAGAAGAGACGCGAAGGCACGAAGGCGCGAAGTGTTCGCGAAGGGGATCTTTGCGACTCAGTGCCGCGACGGCGGTTTGGGTAAGCGGAAAGCTGAATTCGTGCACCATTATGCACCATTTTGCACCATCGGGTGGTTGAGTTGGACGAAGCGCTGGCTCGACAGTCCGCTATTTGATTGTCAAAGAACGCGCTCTCTATCTCTACGCCCGCGCTGCGCGATTCAGGCGTGATTGGCGCAACAACCACGGCCTTTCTTCGCGTCCGTCTTCGCGTCTTCGCGCCTCTTTTCTGCTGATGGAGGCGCGACGCAAAGAGAGACAGACAAGAATGTCCGTCCCACCCAATGCAAAACCGAAGGCAGAAAGAGACACAGGCAGGAATGCCTGTGCCACAGATGAGAAGCAGAAGAAATTCGGGGGGAGATAAGACGGGGGGAGAGACAGGCAGGAATGCCTGTCCTACAGAAGATTGGAAGTCCGAATCGGGCTCGCCACCCCCGTCCCCGGCTTTCGCGGCTACGCCGCGGCTTCTTCCAGCATGTCGGCGTCAGCCTCGGCGATCGCAAGGTCGTCGGCATCGGGAAGGTCCTGCGACATGGCGGACGACTCCGTCGCGGCTTCTTCCTTGAACATCTGTTGCTGTTGCAGGCGCTTCATCCGGCGCGCTCCCGCGCCGTTGAACAACACGTTCTCGGCCCCCAGCAGGCGGTCCAGGTCATCCTTCAGATTCTTCGACGGCCGGACGGCCAGTTCCTTCAGCCAGACCACCACGCGGCCCTTGGCGGTGGGCACCTGCAGGTAGACCTTCATCGGGCCCTTGTGGGCGGCCAGGATGGGCTTCAGTTGCGCCAGCGTGTCCGGGGCGTGCTTAACAGGATCGATCTTCAGGCCGATGTCGGTCGTGAGCTTGCCGATGGCATCCTTCACGGGCGTCACTTCGTTGATCATAAGGCTCGGGGTCTCGCGCTTGCGGTCGACCTTGCCCTTCACGAAGACGATCGCCTCGGCCGACACGGCATCGGGGTAGACGCGGATGATCTCGGCGAACGTCTCGGCGAACATCGTGCCGTCGATCTGGCCGTCCATGTCTTCCAGCGTGATCATCGCCATCGGCATGCCGGCGCTGCGGCCGTTCTTGGTGACGACCTTCTTCACGCGGTTGATCATGCCGCCGATCATCACCTCGGTGCCTTCCGGCAGGTTCATCGCTTCCTTGGTGCTGGCGGTGCTGTAACGCTCCAGCGCGGTCTGGTGTTCGGTGAGGGGATGGCTGGTGATGTAGAAGCCGAGCAGTTCCTTCTCGAACTTCAGCAGATCGGCGCTTTGCAGATCTTCGATATCCGGCAGCGCATCGCCCAGCGCATTGGCACTCTGCCCCGCGCTGGCCGCGGGCGCGCCGAACATCGCCATCTGGCCATTGCGGCGGTCGGCCTGCGCGCCGGCGCCGGCCTCGTACGCCGGCTCCAGTGCCGCCAGCAACTGCGCGCGGTTGCCGCGCAGCGAACCGAACGCGCCGCACTTCACCAGCGCTTCCACCGTGCCGCGTTGCACGGTGCGGGCGTCGACGCGGTCGCAGAAGTCGTACAGCCCGCTGAACGGGCCCTTCTCCTTGCGGTTGGCAACGATGGCCTCCACGGCCTTGGCGCCCACCCCGCGCACCGCGGCCATGCCGAAGCGAATGACGCCCTCGGTCGGTGGCTTGCCGGTGGCAGCGGTCTTCGGAAGCTTCTTGCCCTTGGGGCCTTCCTTTTCCACGTAGACCGGCGTGAAGTCCATCGCCGACACGTTCACGTCCGGCGGCAGCACCTTGATGCCCTTCGTGCCGTCCGCCAGCGTCATCCGGCGGCATTCCTCGATGTACTCGACCATCTTTTCCGTGCTGCCGATTTCGTACGTCAGCAGCGCGGCCATGTATTCCACCGGGTGGTACGTCTTCAGGTACGCCGTCTGGAACGCCACCACGGCGTAGCGCGTGCTGTGGCTCTTGTTGAAGCCGTACCCGCCGAACTTCAGGATGTGCTCGAAGATCTGCTCGGCCTGTTCCTTGGTGATGCCCTTGGCGATGCAGCCCTTGAGGAACTCGGGCTTAAACTTCGCGATGACGTCGGTCATCTTCTTGCTGATCGCCTTGATCAGCTTATACGCGGCCGACAGCTCGATGCCGCCCAGCTCGTTGAAGATCTGCATGACCTGTTCCTGGTAGACCATGATGCCGTAGGTCTCGCTCAGGAGCTTGTCCATGATCGGGTGGACGTTCGGCACG
This region of Tepidisphaeraceae bacterium genomic DNA includes:
- a CDS encoding glycosyltransferase, whose translation is MQNNSSPVSSSATRRVDLHCHSSASNKPAEAMLGAIKCPECYSSPVEVHNQAKARGMHFVALTDHDSLDGVQQIVHLGDVLMGEEMTTWFPEDNCKLHLLVYGIGPAQHEALQAMARNIYDVATYIEANQIAHSVAHPLYRQNDRLERWHLERLLLLFKGFECLNGAHSSLHREAFEPVLDSLTEAHIQRLADKHNLPAKWPQPWVKSRTAGSDDHGLLNIGRAWTEFPEGTQTVADVLQCLREGRCAPGGEAGSSPKLAHTFYSVAVRYYGRSLLEPSGGTPNLAASLLQTFAGERRMPGKAEMASLVMRGKIKKWKGDLANRLRLNRPEVAQPAPAPIVQDANAIQPSVGPSSTPATTDPNSSTKLLQRLFLNSARERLSDHPDLRDALAKGLPPLGEHVPMFDFVNAVNRDVSRGIADYISTSLDKASFSGLFEGIGAIAAQQFVLSPYYFALFHQNKERHLLREITGRTACKSADQLKIGLFTDTLDETNGVARFIRDMAAKAQARGLQLHVHTSANDTHYHVPGRRNFKPLLSRPMPCYESLSLNLPPFLEVMEWADRQQFDAIHVSTPGPMGLCGWIVAKMLRVPLLGTYHTDFPAYVERLTGDHRVTEGATTYMQWMYRSMAGVFTRSKAYRFKLQDLGIADDKVLALPAAINTDTFNPAGRDINVWADLNVTQPKQLLYVGRISKEKNLPLLAEAFKRLCATRNDTALVIAGDGPYLDEMKQELIGLPVRFLGSCDDAKLVPLYSSADLFIFPSRTDTLGQVVMEAQACGLPTIVSNEGGPKESIEDGVTGVVVASDDANRWCQTIDELLTDDARRSRMARATVARTNRFSLDTTLDAFWAAHATAVSNCASHPDVAHDLPHVGGTLATGL
- the trpD gene encoding anthranilate phosphoribosyltransferase; this translates as MKDLLLKLCRREDLTRDEARNAFLHLMSGEATEAQIGGMLIGLAAKGTTVDELVGAATVMREKSVPIDCATGDVILDTCGTGGSKLRATGLFNISTTAALIAAAAGVKVVKHGNRSASSKSGSADVLEKLGVVLERTPGQLATCLEKANICFAFARSHHPAMKHVAGARTSLGVPTIFNMLGPLSNPAKARHQLLGVFSPELTDRFAQVLRELGSDRAWVVHAEDGLDELSTLGPTRVAELRDGQVKSWTLDPAAVGLPYGRLSDLQVNGVDESADAIRRILDGETGPRRDIALLNAGAALVVAGKATDIRAGIATAGIAIDSGRARATLDALVGASNDQL